The region TTCAACTTTTACAAATATGTTAATAATTTTTAACATATCCAAAAAAAACAGCAGTATATACAGCATTGAAATAAACAAGACACACCATAACACCAAATAGCAAAAGGATTAGATAATTTATCTACATAAAAAAAAGTTAAATTTTAACATAATAAAATTTCAATATTGACATTAATTTCAGTCTTTTTTAAAGTTGACAAGCTATCAATATTCCTATATTTAGATCAAATAACATTAACAATAATAATATTTATGAATTTTTATTATTCATCTCTAAACAGTTAAATTTCATAAATACATATAATATATTCACTAAAAAATGAAGTTATTACATATTTAATTTTTCAGTAACATCCTGAATACAATAGTTTATAGATAAGAAAATAGTAATTACATATGTTTGCCTAAATTATGTTTATAAAAAATCCCCAGACATAAATGTCCGGGGATTATAATTAAAGAAAATTAATTTCTTATATATGACTAATAATTATCTGTAATTATCATATCCTGGATTAGCTTTTACTAAAGTACCAGAAAGGTCAGTTTCAACTCTTGGCATAGGGAAAGCTGTTAAATTTTTATCTTTATTAGCCCCTGCTGGTCTTGGAACTTCTATACCCCATCTCAACAAATCCCACATTCTGAAGCCTTCTCCAATTAATTCTTTAGATCTTTCAGCCATAATACTTTCCATAGTAACAGAAGTTGCCTTAGCCACCCCTCTATTCTCAAGAATCATATTAAGATATTCTAATGCCTTAGCAGTATTACCTAACTTAAATTCGGCTTCAGCTCCATCTAATACGACTTCTTCATAACGAACAATACGGATACTGGTTGCTCCTGTAAGACTTGGAAATTTCTTATTTAGGAAATAGCTACCATCTACTTTTTCAATTAAACCTAAACGTGCATCATTACTAGCATAAGAAGCCATTCCAGCATCACTTACAACAGTATTAGCATAACCTCTACTATTCATAATATAAGCGTAAGATGCTGCTCCTGGCTGGGCCACCTCTCCATAAGCTAATTCAAAAATAGAGTTCATAGCAGAACCACTAGCTTCCCATGAACTTACCAAAGCATCTTTCTCTATAACTTTATATTTCTTGCTCGCAACAATATCATTTACTAATGATTGCACTTTTGCATAATTGTTTTTGTACAAGTAATATCTTGCCGCCAATGCTTTTACTGCGTTAATTGAAATCTCAGATCTCTTATCTGGTCTGTCAAAGCTTTTAGAGCTTTCCATTTTGTTTATAGCAGCTTCAAAATCAGCTTCAATTTGTTTTTCAGTATCCGCAATACTTGATCTTCCTTGTTTATTTAATGGATCAAATTTCACAGGAAGAACAATACCATCATTACCTCCTGTATATTTCTGTCCGTATAATCTTAACAAATCAAAGAAACTCTGTGCTCTTAAGGCATAAGCCTGACCTACATAATAAGTAGCTTCTGCTTTACTTGCTGCAGCATTATCTAATGAGTTAATATCAAAATTAACAATATTATTAGCTTTTGCTACAACCTTATAAATCTGCTTATACGTATTTGCTGCATATGAATCAGCAGAAGTCATTTCATAGCCCGCTACTGTATTATAATATCCGGATCTTCCGTTACTAAGCATATGATCAGATCTTACCTCGGCATAGATAGAAAAATCCTTTCCATAATAGTACTGAGACCTCATATCAACAAATGCACCTAATACAAATGAATGCATTTGCTCTGCAGACTTCCATGAAGAAGCTATTTCACTTTCATTAAAAACCGTTTCTGTAAAATCCCTGCTGCAGCTTACACTTGTTAAAGCTAGAGAAAGTGCAAGAACTCCTGTTTTTATATTTAAATATTTCATTTTATATATTTTTAATTAAAATCCGAAATTAACTCCTAACATAAACGCCTTCTGAATTGGCAATCCTAAATCGTAGTTACCTGCCAAATTAATTTCCGGATCCAACTTTAAGTTTTTGTCAAATTTGTATGTCCATATATTATTTCCTAATAAATAGATCTGTAAAGATGTAAGACCTGTTTTTTCTAATACATCTCCTTTGAAGGTATAAGCAATTTTAAGGTTACTTAATCTTATATAATCAGCTTTAAACATCCTTCTTGTAGATAATCCGTAACCTCTCTTATTTCCTAATGAATAAATAGGCATAGGATTAGCAGCATTAGGATTCTCAGGAGTCCAGAAATCCATTTGGGAGGCATATCCCGGAGTATCATATACTCCAGCTCCATCAGAAACAACATTACCCATCCACTTATCTAAGATTTTCCCTCCAAATCCATAAGTAAAGAATGCATCTAAGCTAATATTCTTATAGCTAAGGTTAGTACCAAATCCACCCGTAACTTTACTTAAAGCATTCCCTTGAATCTCTTCTTTAGCTAAGTTATAGTTATTGGTAGTTTCACCATCTTTTCCATTAAGATACCATAATGGATCACCATTTCTTGGGTCTACACCAGCCCATTTTCTCATATAATAAGAGTTGATACTTTCTCCCTGACGAAGAATCATCCCGCTCATAGCTATACCATCAATTGTAGGATTTACAACATCACCACCATATAACTTAGTGATTTTATTACTTAGTGTAGAAAGATTAGCATTTACGCTCCAGTTAAGTCCATGTGGATTCTTAAGAATTTCTGCATTCACAGAGAATTCAAAACCTTTGTTTACCATATCTCCAATGTTTGCATTGTAGCTGGTCATACCCTGAGATACCTGCAATGGTAACTCATAAATAAGGTCTTTAGATTTTTTGTTGTAGTATTCTGCTGTAAAGGTAATTCTGTTATTCAGGAATCCAAAATCTACACCTACGTTAAAAGGATTAATTGTTTCCCATGTAAGATTAGGATTATAAACCCCTCTCAAATCACCAGCTGCTAAAGCATTATAGTTTCCTGTGTAAGAATATAACGCATAAGGATTAGCTTTTACCTGATTACCAACCTTACCGTAAGACGCTCTAAGCTTTAGCATAGATACTGTTGGGTCGTTTTTTAAGAATCCGAATCTCGCAACATCTAAAGCAACACCTGCTGACCAGAAGTTCCCTGCCTTTTTACCTGGAGTAAAGTTGGACAGAACGTCTCTCCTGTATGATCCATCTACCATTATGATTCTGTCATAATCCCAGTGACCGATTAAACCGTACCCCCATCTTGAATCAATTACTTTTCTTCCTCCTACTCCAAGTGGCTGAATAAAGTTATCCATTGTCTCCAGGAATGGAGATCCTACAGTACTACCTCTGGCAATCACCATATCCTTTTGGGTTCTGTATGCTTCCTGTAATGCTGTAAAATTGAAATTATTTACCCCCGCTTTGAAGTTATATGTTAACATGTTTTGCACGTTAAAACTAAAATATCTTGAAGATATATCAGTCTTTCTTCCTTTATAAGCATATCCATCTCCATGTAATGGTGAGTAATAAGCATTTTCAAGAAGATTAATAAATTCCGGTGCAAAAACAAATTTATAGGTAAGTCCTTTTATAATTTTATATTCAGCTTGTAAGTTTGCGAAAACTCGCGCTGTTTCATTTCTAGTATAATTAAGATCCTGAAGAGCAGCAACATTAAATTTACCATTAGATAAACGTCCACTTTGCCCCAAATACCAAGATCCGTCAGGGTTTCTTAATGGGTCTGTAGGTCTGTTAAAATACTGTGCTAAGATTGGGTTAGCCGTAGCCCCGCCTTCTGATAAAGTATTTGTTTTACCATAAGACATTTGAATATCAGTTGAGATTTTAAGCCTATCCGTTGCCTGGTAACTAACTCTGGAAGAAGCTGCCAATCTTTTAAAGTTAGCTCCTTTTACAGTAGATTGCTGATCAAAGTAGTTAATTGAACTGAAGTAGCTCAATTTATCATTCCCGCCGGAAAGTGAAAAATCTACATTAGTCTGATAAGCTTCATTTTTCTGAGTCGCATCTTTCCAATTTGTATTATAGGGACTGTTTAAAACATTGGCAATATCAGTTTTTTTAAGATCTCCTTTAACATCAGAACCTCCGGCTTTCAAAAAGTCATAAACCTCCTGATAACTTTTGCCTACGAAACCAGGATCATTTGCTCCCTGATATCTATTCATAACAGAGTAAGTAAGTAACTTCTTGTATTCATCAGCCGTTAATCCTCTTTCTCTTTTTACAGCATCACTGGTAATACCCTGAGTAAAGTTTAAACTAAATTTAGCTTTACCTTTTTTACCAGATTTTGTTGTAATAATGATTACCCCAGAACCAGCATCTGCTCCGTACATCGCAGTAGAAACGGCATCTTTCAAAACACTGATATTTTCTATATCATTCGGGTTAAGACTCGCTAAGATATTTCCGGTAGTAGAGTTACTTGATAAGTCTCCTGACTTTACGCGAACTCCATCAATAACATAAATAGGATCTTTAACACCGTTAATAGAAGAGATACCTCTTACACGAACAGAAGCAAATCCACCTGGCTGACCATTAGAAACACCCGTCTGAACTCCGGCAACTCTACCTTGTAACATTTTATCTACAGAAGCAGAAACAGGATTATCCTCAATAGCCTTAGCCGTCATTGTTCCTACAGAACCTGTTAATTCTTTTACAGTTTTCTTCTGTCCAAAACCTACTACAACCACTTCTTCAATAGTTTTTGTTGAAGTAGCAGTATCCTTCTTCACTGACTGAGCCATAATGTTTTGTCCCATAAAGAACAAAACCCCCGCGCTCAATACTTTAAATTTTACATTCATATTAACAATATTTAATATTTCAACACACAAATATGTTAAAAAATATTAATACACATGAAATTCATTTTTTTTATATCATTATTTTATATAATTAACAATTTATTATATATCAATATTGTTAAATTATTAACTAAATGTTAAAATTCAATAATGATAAATCATCACAGATAACAATATATTAACAAGCCTATCTAAAACTCATAAAACACTGATGAATAATACATTTTAACATTAATTATAAAAACAAAATATTTTTAACATAAAGAATAATGTTTTCATTCATTAAAAATGAACCATTAACACTTAACAACCTTTACTCAGACTTAACAGAATGCACATTAAATGTTAAAACATCGATTATTAGCCCCTTTACTCCTATTATTAACATCTATTAACAAGGTTTAAATTTTTCTTAATTAAGACTAATATTAAATTTTTACATAAAAAAAGCCCCTGTTAAAATTAACAGGGGCTTTGTATTTATAAATTGAATTATTTCAATTTCTTCTTAACAGCTACTTCTTCGTAAACCTCGAGTATATCGCCAATTTCGATATCATTATAGCCTTTAATATTAAGACCACATTCGTAACCTTTAGTTACTTCTTTAACATCATCTTTAAAACGTTTTAAACTCTCTAATTCACCGGTGTACTGTACGATTCCATCACGGATTAATCTGATCTTAGAATTTCTGGTTATCTTACCTGTTAATACCATACAACCTGCAATTGTTCCTACTTTGGAAATCTTGAATGTTTCACGGATCTCAACGTTACCGATAACCTGCTCTTTAATCTCAGGCGAAAGCATACCTTCCATCGCTTCCTTAACTTCATCAATAGCATCGTAGATTACAGAGTATGTTCTGATTTCAATTTCTTCCTTGTCAGCAAGATCTTTTGCATTACCACCAGCTCTAACATTAAAGCCAATAATGATTGCATCAGATGCCGAAGCTAATAATACATCAGATTCAGTAATCTGTCCTACACCTTTATGAAGGATATTAATATGAATCTCTTCAGTAGATAATCTTGCCAACATATCAGAAAGCGCCTCTACAGATCCGTCCACGTCACCTTTAAGGATTATATTCAATTCTTTGAAGTCTCCTAATGCAATACGACGACCGATTTCGTCAAGCGTAAGATGCTTTTTCGTTCTGATTGTTTGTTCACGCTGAAGTTGTTCACGTTTAGTTGCAATTGATTTTGCTTCACGTTCATCTTCAAAAACCCTGAATTTATCACCTGCAGTTGGCGCACCATCAAGACCAAGTATTGTTACAGGAATAGAAGGTCCTGCTTCCTGCATAGGCTTACCTCTTTCATCAAGCATAGCCTTTACCTTACCGTGGTTCTTACCTGCTAATACATAGTCACCAATTTTAAGCGTACCATTCTGTACCAGCATTGTCGCTACATAACCTCTACCTTTATCTAAGGCTGCTTCGATAACTACTCCGGAAGCTTTTTTATCTGCATTTGCTTTCAACTCCAGTAATTCCGCCTGGATTAACACTTTCTCTAAAAGCATATCCACATTATTACCAAACTTAGCAGAGATCTCCTGAGACTGAACATTACCGCCCCATTCTTCTACTAGAATATTCATTCCGGAAAGTTGTTGGCGGATATTATCAGGGTTTGCTCCTGGTTTATCTACTTTGTTAATTGCAATAATCATTGGTACACCTGCCGCCTGGGCATGAGCAATAGCTTCTTTAGTTTGTGGCATCACGTCATCATCCGCAGCAATTACAATAATTGCAATATCGGTTACCTGAGCACCACGCGCTCTCATCGCTGTAAAAGCCTCGTGACCTGGTGTATCTAAGAATGTAATTTTCTCACCATTATCAAGCTTCACATTGTAAGCACCAATGTGCTGTGTAATACCTCCGGATTCCCCTGCAATGACATTTGTTTTACGGATGTAATCCAATAAGGATGTTTTACCGTGGTCTACGTGCCCCATTACCGTAACAATAGGAGCTCTTTTTGATAAATCTTCTTCAGCATCCGGTTCTTCTTCTAATGAAGCATCATCGATATCCGCATCCGAGAATTCAACTTTATAACCAAATTCGTCAGCAACTAATGTAAGCGTATCAGCTTCCAGACGCTGATTCATTGTAACCATAACACCTAATGAGAAACAAGCAGATATTACCTCTGTAGCACTTACATTCATAAGGCTCGCTAATTCGCTTACCGTAATGAATTCAGTTACTTTAAGAGTTCTGTCTTGTGCTTCCATTTCCTGCTGAAGCTCGTCCTGCTCTCTTCTGAAAGATCTTTTTTCTCTTCTGTGTTTAGCTCCTTTAGATTTACCTCCTTTATTCGTAAGTTTTTCTAAAGTTTCTTTAATCTGGTTTTTAACTTGCTCGTCAGTTAACTCAACAGGCATAACTTTATTCCTGTTGTTATTATTACCACCACGGTTGTTATTGCCACCACGATTATTATTGTTACCGCCACGGTTGTTGTTATTACCACCTTGCTGGTTACCACCTCTGTTAAATGGCTTTCTGTCGGAATTATTATTGTTATTATTATTTCCGCCCTGGTTGTTATTTTGTCCCTGGTTATTGTTATTCTGCCCTTGATTACCCCCTTCTTTGGTTATTCTCTTTCTTTTCTTTTTGAAAGAGTTATCTCCACTTTCTTTCTTAGGCTTTTGCTGGAACTGGGATAAGTCTACTTTTTCCTTCAGGATTTTTGGACCATCCAATTTCTGATAAACAGTTTCAATTTTTTGTGGCTCTTGCGGAGTTTCCGGCTGAGCAGGTTTTACTTCTTCCACTTTTTTCTCAACAGGTTTTACTTCAGCTTTAGGAGCTTCAGCTTGTACCTTAGGCTCTTCTTTCTTAGGAGCTTCAGGCTTTTTATCTTTTTTATCAGAATGTTTAGGTCTGTCTGATCTGATTTGAGATAAATCGATTTTCCCCAAAACTTTGAATTCCTGCTCCTGAGGCTCCTCTGTTTTTTCAACAACAGGCTTGGCAGGTTCTTTTACAGGTTCTGGCTTAGGAGCTTCTTCTACTTCTTTCGGCTTCTCTTCTCCCAAATCAATTTTCCCTAAAATTTTGGCACCAGTTTGTGGTGCAGCTTTGGCTCTTATCACCTCAGGTTTAACCTCTTCTATTTCCAGTTTTTCATCCGGAACTTTAGAGATTACAACCTCATGGGAAGCTTTCTTCTGTTCGCCATCTTTACGGAACTCAGCCTCCAATGCAGAAAATGCCTCGCTTTCTAATAGAGCGTTTGGATTACTTTCCACTTCGATCCCTTTAGACTGTAGATATTCTACAGCTCTGGAGATAGAGATGTTAAGTTCCTTTACCGCTTTATTCAATCTAATTTTTGGCATAAAAAATATTCGTTCTTTTGAATTTTTAAATTCGTAATTATTATAAAAATTGGGTTAAGATCCAGATTAGTCCTCTAATTCGTCTCTCAATATTTGTTTTACTTCCTCAATGGTTTCTAACTCAAGATCTGTCATTCCCACAAGCGCAGCTGTTTCTTTGTCCAGTACACTTCTTGCAGTATCAAGACCTACTTTTTTAAACTCATTAATGATCCATTCTTCGATCTCGTCAGCAAATTCTACTAACTCAACATCGTCACCTTCTTCTTTATCTCTGTATACATCGATATTGTACCCCGTTAACCAAGATGCAAGACGTATATTCTGTCCTTGTTTCCCAATAATTTTAGAGATCTCTTCAGCCGGAGCATATACTAAAGCATGTGACTGCTCTTCGTTCATATCGGCTTTCTGAATATTAACATTACCTAAGGCTCTCTTCACTAGGATCTCAGGGTTTTTAGACCACTGAATCACATCTATATTTTCATTACGCAGCTCTCTTACTACTCCATGAATTCTGGATCCTTTCACCCCTACACATGCTCCTACAGGATCTATTCTGTCATCATAAGCATCCACAGCAATTTTCGCCTTTTCACCCGGAATTCTCACTACTTTCTTCAGGATAATAGTTCCGTCCTGGATTTCAGGAATTTCAAGTTCTAATAATTTCTCCAGGAATTTAGGAGCTGTTCTTGAAACAATAATCTGAGGCTTAGAGCCTTTAAAGTCTACACTTTCGATTACTGCACGTACACTGTCTCCTTTTCTGAAGAAGTCTGAAGGAATCTGGTTTTCTTTTGGTAAAATAAATTCATTCCCTTCATCATCTAACAAAATTACATGTTTATGACGGATATGATGTACTTCACCTACTGCAATTTCACCAATTCTGTCCCGGAACTGATCATATAACATTGCATTATTGTGCTCCTGAAGCTTAGTAGCAAGAATCTGCTTAAGAGTCAGGATATTTCTTCTTCCCAATTGTGCAACAGGAATTTCCTGAGTAAATTCTTCTCCTACTTCGAAAGTTGGATCAATTTTCTTAGCTTCAGAAATTTCTATTTCCAAATCATCGTCTTCTGACATTTCGTCTTCAACAATTCTCTTGTTTAAGAAAATCTGAAAATCTCCTTTATCAGGATTTACAATAACATCAAAGTGATCATCTGAATCGTATCTTTTCCTTAAAAGAGTCTTAAGCGAATCTTCAATAATCGCCATAAGGTCAATCTTACTGATCCCTTTCTCATCTTTAAAATCCCCAAAGGATTCAATTAACGCTATATTGTTTATTATATTGCTCATCTTTTTTATTTATCTTTTTCAATCAAAATTTAATTACCACCAGGGCTTTTTTAATTTCAGCCAATGGAATTATGCGGTCTTCCACTACATCTTCCTTACCTTTCCCTACAAGCTTAGGACGTCTGTATTTCAGCTCTAAGGTAATTGAATCTTCACCAACAATCTTTAATTCACCCTGGATCTTTGTATCATCATTTAATAATACTTCCAATTCTCTTCCAATATTTTTAGCAAATTGTCTTGGTAATTTCAATGGCTCTGAAAGTCCTGGTGACATTACCTGAAGGCTAAAATCATGTTCTTCTCTGTCTAACTGAAATTCTACTGCACGGCTAACATCCAGACAATCCTGAAGACTTACACTCTGGTCTCCATCAATAATAACTGTAATATTACTATCCGCAGAAATTTTAAGTTCAATTAAAAACAAATCTTCCCTTGTCTCAAGGTACTGATCTACTAATTCGTGTACGCGCTCCCTAAATTCCATATTTCATTGTTATGTCTACGAAAAAAGGCTTTCTTCCGAAGGCCTTTGCATTGAATTCCGTAAAACTTCTGCAAATATAGTTTTTTATTTTGAAAATCACAAACATACACACAGAAAACCAACATCTTAATAAAAAATAAAGATCCGAAAAACATTCAAAACCAAACAATTATTCTTCAAAAGGCTTTTTTTGTAACTTCACACTTCTAATTAACCACAAACAGAAAACCACATGAAGCATTTTACAGTCTGCATTTTCATACTATTTATTTCAGTTTTTATTCAGGCTCAAAAGCTTGAATCTCCAGATAAGAATCTCATACTCAAATTTTCCCTTAATGAAAAAGGAGAAGCCTATTACGAACTGAAATACAAGAATAAATATGTAGTAAAAAATAGCAAGCTTGGTTTTTTAATTAGCAGTCAAACTCCTTTTGCTGAAGGCTTTAAAATAACCAATACACAACTTTCCTCCTCCGATACATCATGGAATCCAGTATTGGGAGAGCAAAAAACAATCCGGGACAATCATAACGAAATGCTGGTTTCTTTACAACAAACCAAAACCGGATATCAACTCAATATCAGATTTAGGCTTTTTAATGATGGGTTCGGATTCAGATATGAATTTCCGGTTCAAAAATACCTACGACACTTTCGTATAGATGAAGAGCTTACAGAATTCAACCTGGCTCGTAACGATAAATCCTTCTGGATACCTGCAGATTATGACACCAATGAATTTCAGATTACTACATCCCGAATTTCTGAGATATCTTCTTTAATAGACAAGGCTAGAGATGAGCCTTTAGCAGCAAAAGCACCATCAAAAAATCTTGCAGTACAAACGCCACTTATGCTGAAATCAGATAACGGACTGTACATCAATATTCATGAAGCAGCATTAGTAGACTACCCTGCCATGCACCTGAATGTAGACGATAAAAATTATAAGCTAAGCACTCATCTTACTCCCAATAAAAATGGGGAAAAAGCCTACATGCAAACTCAAATGAAAACGCCGTGGAGAACCATCGTCGTTAGTGATGATGCACGCAACATACTCGCCTCCAAACTTATCCTGAATTTAAACGATCCAAACAAAATTGAAGACACTTCGTGGATAAAACCAATAAAATACGTTGGTGTCTGGTGGGAATATTTTACAGGCGGAGGCTCTACCTGGGCTTATAGCGATAATCAGGATATTGTTATCGGGCAAACAGATTACACCCACCTAAAACCCAATCAACATCACGGAGCCAATACTCAGCATGTGAAAGAATATATAGACTTTGCAGCTGAAAATGGATTTGATGCTGTACTGGTTGAGGGCTGGAATGAAGGTTGGGAGGATAACTGGGCATATGGAAAGGAAAAAATATACAGCTTTACAAAAGCCTACCCTGACTTCAATGTAGAAGAACTACAAGCTTATGCAAAGACAAGAGGCATAAAAATCATCATGCATCATGAAACCACCTCTTCAGCAGTGGATTATGAAAGACAACTGGATGATGCTTTTTCTTTTATGAATAAGCACGGATACACTGCTGTAAAAACAGGATATGTTGGCCCAATCATCCCAAGAAGTGAATATCATGACGGACAATGGATGGTCAATCACTATAACTTTGTAGCTCAAAAGGCGGCGCAGTACAAAATCATGGTAAACTCTCATGAAGCAGTAAGACCCACAGGGATATCCCGTACTTACCCAAACTGGATCGCACAGGAGTCTGCAAGGGGAACCGAGTTCGAATCTTTCAACGGAAACCGGCCCGATCACACCACTATTTTACCTTTTACCAGATTAATGGGTGGTCCCATGGATTATACTCCAGGAATCTTTCAGGGAAATCTTTCCATATACGGTAAAAACAAAGCAAGACTCAGCACTACACTGGTAAAACAACTGGCACTTTATGTAACCCTGTACAGCCCGCTACAAATGGCTGCTGATCTTCCAGAAAATTACAAAAAACACATGGATGCCTTCCAGTTTATCAAAGATGTAGCAATAGACTGGGACAACACTTACATTCTGGAGGCCGAACCCGGAGACTACATTACTATTGCGCGTAAGGCAAAAAATAAAAATGAATGGTTTGTTGGTGGGATTACAGATGAAAATGAAAGAACAGCAACAATCAATTTCAACTTTCTACCAAAAGGAAAAAGCTTTGAAGCTATTATTTATGAAGATGGAGAGAATGCAGACTGGAAGAATAGCATATTAGATTACAAAATAAATAAACAAAAAGTAAATTCTGCTACCATTCTTAAAAAGAGACTGGCTCCAAGTGGCGGCATTGCCATAAGCATCAAAGAAATTAAATAAGCATAAAAAAGCGAAATATAAGAGAGTTTATTTAGTATTTTTGCATATTATCTTTTAAAGACAAAACATTGAATATTACGATAGTTGGAACAGGCTATGTAGGCCTTGTTACCGGAACATGTCTGGCAGAACTGGGAAATTCGGTTTTCTGTGTGGACATTGACGAGAAGAAAGTAGAAGGCATGAAAAACGGAATTGTTCCGATTTATGAGCCTAATCTGGAAGAAACATTTTTAAGGAACATTCAGGCAGAACGTTTACATTTCACTACAGATCTTAAAGAAGCTCTGGATCAGTCTGAAATTGTTTTTCTTGCACTTCCAACCCCTCCGGGAGAAGACGGATCAGCAGATCTTTCATACGTTCTAAACGTTTCCGAAAACATCGGTAAGTTAATTACGGATTATAAAGTTATCGTAAATAAAAGTACGGTTCCGGTGGGAACTGCCGACAGAGTAAGAGAGACTATTGCTGCGTTTACATCTGTAGAATTTGATGTGGTTTCCAACCCTGAATTTCTACGTGAAGGTTTTGCAGTGGAAGACTGCATGAATCCTTCCAGAGTTGTTATA is a window of Elizabethkingia anophelis R26 DNA encoding:
- the rimP gene encoding ribosome assembly cofactor RimP; the protein is MEFRERVHELVDQYLETREDLFLIELKISADSNITVIIDGDQSVSLQDCLDVSRAVEFQLDREEHDFSLQVMSPGLSEPLKLPRQFAKNIGRELEVLLNDDTKIQGELKIVGEDSITLELKYRRPKLVGKGKEDVVEDRIIPLAEIKKALVVIKF
- a CDS encoding glycoside hydrolase family 97 protein; translation: MKHFTVCIFILFISVFIQAQKLESPDKNLILKFSLNEKGEAYYELKYKNKYVVKNSKLGFLISSQTPFAEGFKITNTQLSSSDTSWNPVLGEQKTIRDNHNEMLVSLQQTKTGYQLNIRFRLFNDGFGFRYEFPVQKYLRHFRIDEELTEFNLARNDKSFWIPADYDTNEFQITTSRISEISSLIDKARDEPLAAKAPSKNLAVQTPLMLKSDNGLYINIHEAALVDYPAMHLNVDDKNYKLSTHLTPNKNGEKAYMQTQMKTPWRTIVVSDDARNILASKLILNLNDPNKIEDTSWIKPIKYVGVWWEYFTGGGSTWAYSDNQDIVIGQTDYTHLKPNQHHGANTQHVKEYIDFAAENGFDAVLVEGWNEGWEDNWAYGKEKIYSFTKAYPDFNVEELQAYAKTRGIKIIMHHETTSSAVDYERQLDDAFSFMNKHGYTAVKTGYVGPIIPRSEYHDGQWMVNHYNFVAQKAAQYKIMVNSHEAVRPTGISRTYPNWIAQESARGTEFESFNGNRPDHTTILPFTRLMGGPMDYTPGIFQGNLSIYGKNKARLSTTLVKQLALYVTLYSPLQMAADLPENYKKHMDAFQFIKDVAIDWDNTYILEAEPGDYITIARKAKNKNEWFVGGITDENERTATINFNFLPKGKSFEAIIYEDGENADWKNSILDYKINKQKVNSATILKKRLAPSGGIAISIKEIK